A region from the Candidatus Woesearchaeota archaeon genome encodes:
- a CDS encoding YbaK/prolyl-tRNA synthetase associated domain-containing protein, with the protein MSLETRQQIIALLNEKNISFKHQQHKTIKKTAIQAANIRGSELGEGAKALILKTKSERYIQVILPADKKVDLKVIKKIVGEKNISLASPNEVLTLTDCVLGSVPPFGVLWNIKVIGDNKLLEKKEVVFSAGTLQDSIYIKPKELLKCNKARVENISKEE; encoded by the coding sequence ATGAGTTTAGAAACAAGACAACAAATTATCGCTCTTCTTAACGAAAAAAATATTTCATTTAAACATCAACAACATAAGACAATTAAAAAAACAGCTATCCAAGCAGCAAATATTCGAGGAAGTGAACTGGGCGAGGGTGCTAAAGCGCTCATTTTAAAAACAAAATCAGAAAGATATATTCAAGTTATTCTTCCAGCAGACAAAAAAGTAGACCTTAAAGTAATAAAAAAAATTGTTGGTGAAAAAAATATTTCTCTAGCAAGTCCAAATGAGGTGTTGACGTTAACTGATTGTGTTCTTGGAAGTGTTCCTCCTTTTGGCGTGCTTTGGAATATTAAAGTTATTGGCGATAATAAACTACTTGAAAAAAAAGAAGTTGTGTTTTCTGCTGGAACCCTTCAAGATTCTATATACATTAAACCTAAAGAATTACTTAAATGCAATAAAGCTCGAGTAGAAAATATAAGTAAAGAAGAATAA
- a CDS encoding exonuclease SbcCD subunit D: protein MKFVHFADCHLDGYREEKLAKLGFEHFQFVIDFALEKHVDFVLLAGDLFNTALPRIDTLKETVIQLKKLQDAQIPIYAIPGSHDFSPHGKTMFDVLEKAGLLNNVMKGKINMQGCLELEFTIDKKTNTHLAGIIGKKGMLDKQLYENLAPIRPVKGAPNIFLFHTSITELKPTNLELMQSVEVSILPAGFNYYAGGHVHVVKEFSSLSYQNVVYPGPTFPNNFAELEKLRKGSFIFYDDAQDFDGKCFKHVFIEKKEVLSFSIDVTNKSPLQVQEIILQVVKEKELNQKIILFRFAGKLAEGKPGDIDFKSVFQELYVKGAFIVLRNTYNMTAPLLKDIEIKDGTTEEIEAETISEHLNQILFPKELNEKEIINQLLKELSIEQMDGEKKTTFVEHMQKVAQNILEK, encoded by the coding sequence ATGAAATTCGTTCATTTTGCTGATTGTCATCTTGATGGGTATCGTGAAGAAAAGCTTGCAAAATTAGGTTTTGAACATTTCCAATTTGTCATTGATTTTGCACTCGAAAAACACGTTGATTTTGTTCTCTTAGCTGGCGATTTATTTAATACCGCTCTTCCTCGCATCGATACATTAAAAGAAACAGTTATCCAGCTTAAAAAATTACAAGATGCTCAAATTCCAATTTATGCAATTCCAGGCAGCCATGACTTCTCACCACACGGCAAAACCATGTTTGATGTGCTTGAAAAAGCAGGTTTACTCAATAATGTAATGAAGGGCAAAATTAATATGCAAGGATGCTTGGAATTAGAGTTTACTATCGATAAAAAAACCAATACACACCTTGCAGGCATCATTGGGAAAAAAGGCATGCTAGATAAACAACTCTATGAAAATCTCGCACCAATTCGACCAGTTAAAGGTGCTCCTAATATTTTTCTCTTTCATACAAGTATCACCGAACTCAAACCTACAAATTTGGAACTTATGCAAAGTGTTGAAGTTTCTATTCTTCCTGCAGGTTTTAATTATTATGCTGGTGGTCATGTCCACGTTGTCAAAGAGTTTTCAAGTTTGAGTTACCAAAATGTGGTATATCCAGGACCAACATTTCCTAACAACTTTGCAGAACTTGAAAAATTACGTAAAGGAAGTTTTATTTTTTATGATGACGCCCAAGATTTTGATGGTAAGTGTTTCAAACATGTATTTATTGAAAAAAAAGAAGTGCTCTCGTTTTCTATTGATGTTACGAATAAATCACCACTCCAGGTCCAAGAAATAATACTGCAGGTCGTAAAAGAAAAAGAACTCAATCAAAAAATAATTCTTTTCCGCTTTGCAGGAAAACTTGCCGAAGGCAAGCCCGGAGATATTGATTTTAAAAGCGTGTTTCAAGAATTATATGTGAAGGGCGCATTTATTGTGCTTCGCAACACATATAACATGACCGCACCGCTTCTTAAAGATATTGAAATTAAAGACGGAACTACTGAAGAAATCGAAGCAGAAACAATCAGCGAACATCTCAACCAAATTTTATTTCCTAAAGAGCTTAATGAAAAAGAAATTATTAATCAACTCCTTAAAGAACTTTCTATCGAACAAATGGATGGTGAGAAAAAAACAACTTTTGTTGAGCACATGCAAAAAGTCGCTCAAAATATTCTAGAAAAATAA
- the tgt gene encoding tRNA guanosine(34) transglycosylase Tgt produces MVFTILHTDGRARVGKLKTLHGDVLTPFFMPVASKGSVKAMAADDIDLLGYQAMISNSFLLSLAPGIDIVEKIGGIHKFTGFKKTIFTDSGGFQVLSKDFLIKKSNQGVLFKDKWGKKHTYTPELAMENQLQLGSDVAMTLDDVAHYGLDGKTYVDAIKRTHEWAKRSLLHHKKLKEELGSKQLLFGIAQGGTRDEYRRFSTHKINEMAFDGVALGGLVIGESRAELMNMIGESVKNFSADKVKYLMGLGSPPDVVRAVGLGVDCFDSIYPTSNARHGSMLTRHGRIAIKKVKYKEDEGPIEEGCTCLTCKKYSRAYLHHLLRSHELLGYKLATIHNLHFMHNLICELRLAIQKNNYKEYATQFLDDYFSGKENKEFSSNIKHRYMEAERRDQAKFYLDWKGN; encoded by the coding sequence ATGGTATTTACGATTTTACATACTGATGGTCGAGCAAGAGTAGGTAAACTTAAAACTCTTCATGGAGATGTCTTGACACCATTTTTTATGCCTGTGGCTAGTAAAGGAAGCGTTAAAGCAATGGCCGCAGATGATATCGACTTACTTGGTTATCAGGCAATGATAAGTAATTCTTTTTTACTCTCTTTAGCACCGGGAATTGATATTGTTGAAAAAATTGGCGGCATTCACAAGTTTACAGGGTTTAAGAAAACCATATTTACAGATAGTGGAGGTTTTCAAGTACTTAGCAAAGATTTTCTTATTAAAAAATCTAATCAAGGCGTACTTTTTAAAGATAAATGGGGGAAAAAACATACTTATACGCCAGAACTAGCGATGGAGAATCAATTACAATTAGGGTCAGATGTTGCAATGACCTTAGACGATGTAGCTCATTATGGACTTGATGGTAAAACATATGTTGATGCAATAAAAAGAACTCATGAATGGGCAAAAAGAAGTCTCCTGCATCATAAAAAATTAAAAGAAGAATTAGGAAGTAAACAATTGTTATTTGGAATAGCGCAAGGCGGAACACGTGATGAATACAGGAGATTTTCCACACATAAAATAAACGAGATGGCCTTTGATGGTGTTGCGCTTGGTGGACTAGTTATTGGTGAGAGTCGAGCAGAACTTATGAACATGATTGGAGAAAGTGTGAAAAATTTTTCAGCAGATAAAGTAAAATACCTTATGGGCTTAGGAAGTCCTCCCGATGTTGTTCGCGCTGTAGGGCTTGGTGTTGATTGTTTTGATAGTATTTATCCAACATCAAATGCGCGTCACGGTAGCATGTTAACCCGACACGGTCGTATCGCCATAAAAAAAGTCAAGTATAAAGAAGATGAAGGACCAATTGAAGAAGGATGTACTTGTTTAACTTGCAAAAAATATTCTCGAGCATATTTACATCACTTACTTCGCAGTCACGAGCTGTTAGGATATAAGCTTGCAACTATTCACAATCTACATTTTATGCATAATCTTATTTGCGAACTTCGCTTAGCAATACAAAAAAATAACTACAAAGAATATGCTACGCAATTCTTAGATGATTATTTTAGTGGAAAGGAAAACAAAGAATTCTCTAGTAATATTAAACATCGTTATATGGAAGCGGAGAGGCGTGATCAAGCAAAATTTTATTTGGATTGGAAAGGAAATTAA
- a CDS encoding fructose-bisphosphate aldolase has product MKNNKSIMLACDQGLEHGPEDFNLKNIDPTYILDIALESHYNAIILQSGVAEKYYHEAYKEVPLVVKLNGKTSIPHLTPISRQICSVDRAIKLGASAVGYTVYPGSDREPEMFSEFGKIVEQAHDYGVPVIAWMYPRGQAVRNDMSTEILAYSARIGLELGADFVKLKYNDDPEGYKWVVKNAGRSRVLTAGGTKVESKSFVQQAEEIMKTGATGMAIGRNVWQATKPFGISHALREVVLKNKKASEVIKFLAENK; this is encoded by the coding sequence ATGAAAAATAATAAGTCCATAATGCTTGCGTGTGATCAAGGACTAGAACATGGTCCTGAAGATTTTAATCTTAAAAATATAGACCCAACATACATTCTTGATATTGCATTAGAATCTCATTACAACGCAATAATCTTACAATCAGGTGTTGCTGAAAAATATTATCATGAAGCATACAAAGAAGTTCCACTTGTTGTTAAACTGAATGGAAAAACAAGCATTCCTCATTTAACACCTATTTCTCGACAAATATGCTCTGTAGATAGAGCAATAAAACTCGGCGCATCAGCAGTGGGATACACTGTTTATCCTGGAAGTGATAGGGAACCTGAAATGTTTTCCGAATTTGGCAAAATAGTTGAACAAGCACACGATTATGGTGTTCCAGTTATCGCTTGGATGTATCCACGAGGACAAGCGGTAAGAAATGACATGTCTACAGAAATATTAGCCTATTCTGCGCGAATAGGCCTTGAACTTGGTGCAGACTTTGTTAAACTAAAATATAATGATGATCCTGAAGGATATAAATGGGTAGTTAAAAATGCTGGACGATCAAGAGTACTTACTGCGGGCGGAACAAAAGTAGAATCAAAATCGTTTGTTCAACAAGCCGAAGAAATTATGAAAACAGGTGCAACAGGCATGGCAATTGGACGAAATGTTTGGCAAGCAACAAAACCATTCGGCATTTCCCATGCACTTCGAGAAGTAGTTCTTAAAAATAAAAAAGCAAGCGAAGTAATTAAATTTCTCGCAGAAAATAAATAA
- a CDS encoding PQQ-binding-like beta-propeller repeat protein, with amino-acid sequence MGIGVALRKFADLSNKQATASWTINIQEEIIAPPITYKDNIIIGTRKGKIIQLDAKGQIMWTFSAHEKVGSKEALFLDEDNVYGINDKPLAFSIENEDRFLAVSEFGILYCISQTGKSLWKVKTGGPLRASPVIASFAQDKKRIFLTSHDGFIYIIDFKGNVEHKFEVYASINTRPIITGKLIIVSTIKGEVIALNHEGQPVWKFKTGDKISAHMSISDLGNGAGPVILVGSEDKKLYALNLDGEPEWSFLTEGTILAQPIACDVNNDGQQEVFLASCDNSIYCLTPFGEKLWSYETDFWITTAPLVGDIDDDGTIEVVVGSLDSKMYVFDSEGSYKVDYVPGLGGIVHQTGHYSGNMNKDVGENKGKLFCEFKADEEIIGYTYLKASKTIIVATKKGKIYNIKVN; translated from the coding sequence ATGGGTATAGGTGTAGCTCTAAGAAAATTTGCAGATTTATCTAATAAACAAGCTACCGCTTCTTGGACAATTAATATCCAAGAAGAAATTATAGCCCCCCCAATTACCTATAAAGATAATATAATCATTGGAACACGTAAAGGCAAAATCATACAGCTTGACGCTAAAGGCCAGATTATGTGGACATTTTCAGCTCATGAAAAAGTAGGAAGTAAAGAAGCGCTATTTCTTGATGAAGATAACGTATATGGTATTAATGACAAACCACTTGCATTTAGCATAGAAAATGAAGATAGGTTTCTTGCAGTCTCCGAATTTGGAATACTATATTGTATTTCTCAAACAGGTAAATCCCTATGGAAAGTAAAAACCGGCGGCCCTTTACGCGCATCACCAGTTATCGCTTCATTTGCACAAGATAAAAAAAGAATTTTTTTAACATCACATGATGGATTTATCTACATTATTGATTTTAAAGGTAACGTTGAGCATAAGTTTGAAGTCTACGCAAGTATAAACACAAGACCGATAATCACAGGAAAACTCATCATTGTAAGTACAATTAAAGGTGAAGTCATAGCACTTAATCATGAAGGTCAACCAGTGTGGAAATTTAAGACTGGTGATAAGATATCTGCACATATGAGTATTAGTGATTTGGGTAATGGAGCGGGACCTGTTATCCTTGTTGGATCTGAAGATAAAAAATTATATGCATTAAATTTAGATGGCGAACCAGAATGGTCATTTTTAACAGAAGGAACTATTCTAGCACAACCTATTGCATGCGATGTCAATAATGACGGTCAGCAAGAAGTTTTTTTAGCATCATGCGATAATAGTATTTATTGTCTCACGCCGTTTGGAGAAAAACTTTGGAGTTATGAAACTGATTTTTGGATTACGACAGCTCCTTTAGTTGGTGATATTGATGATGACGGAACTATTGAAGTTGTTGTAGGCAGCCTTGATAGTAAAATGTATGTTTTTGATAGCGAAGGCAGTTATAAAGTCGATTATGTTCCTGGTCTCGGAGGCATCGTACACCAAACAGGTCATTATTCAGGAAATATGAATAAAGATGTCGGAGAAAACAAAGGAAAACTTTTTTGCGAATTTAAAGCCGATGAGGAGATTATCGGATATACATATCTAAAAGCGAGCAAAACAATCATTGTAGCAACCAAAAAAGGGAAAATATATAATATAAAAGTTAATTAA
- a CDS encoding alpha amylase C-terminal domain-containing protein, translating into MAIPVRAIQYQWESLLYRKDVSRSYSYNQEFGPCVLTRDKDDNAEKVQFTVYVNDPNKDVYLVGEFNDWGKDKDEFKLNKFDTGFQTITTTSVKHKDAYLFLVNDNGHEFLLRDPASVCFDKKGNSQFWDFDDPSTFKKKYEGPNTLHRATKILQTDLPGLVAQWFEWDENAATIANTKEDLFTYIRTCGVLEKVHELGFNTIQFLPIAQSIDGDNWKFRYLSPYPFAVQRNWGTPDSFLALIDECHRLGIAIITDIILSHSPHKQYTLFGMRGEDVGIHRWQSKHKEDTYLEEFTPWGTKRFRYGDEHVRRYLVESALHVLTRYGVDGFRIDNVDGILRYGDAGQGDERPHGRLFLRELIAEIYKHNPLALIHLESHYFYGDNAKMLVAPLDSDNRALGATAYNSSRLTYYFHKEIMPKTAEEISVWRFEQIREEKEWGKSNSTIADFHNHDAAAGLMAERATGSYAYDALILKRHNLWFHAIGKIKIMESIIAFGCEGRILDLLQTFLLQEGTFEHDSSIHWGMLKNDERSQKIVQFKKEINNVLNHPAFWSENTLYRKYLNVDEQNKVLVIKREDKTTNSNEEFYILINLSSKETFDYAFGIEEVGEYELVFNSDEKAFMGTGKAQLPKELKATKTQRFALFKEEILIPSIAPYHVLVFKHKK; encoded by the coding sequence GTGGCAATTCCAGTACGCGCAATACAATATCAGTGGGAGTCATTACTCTATCGAAAAGATGTATCTAGAAGCTATTCTTACAATCAAGAATTCGGTCCTTGTGTTCTAACAAGAGATAAAGACGATAACGCAGAAAAAGTCCAATTTACAGTTTATGTGAATGATCCAAATAAAGACGTTTATTTGGTAGGAGAGTTTAATGATTGGGGAAAAGACAAAGACGAGTTCAAACTTAATAAATTTGATACTGGTTTTCAAACGATAACGACCACCAGCGTTAAGCATAAAGATGCTTATTTATTCTTAGTAAACGATAACGGTCATGAATTTTTACTTCGAGACCCCGCAAGTGTTTGTTTTGATAAGAAAGGTAACTCTCAGTTTTGGGATTTTGACGATCCAAGTACATTCAAAAAAAAGTATGAAGGTCCTAACACATTGCATCGAGCAACAAAAATTCTACAAACAGATCTTCCAGGTCTTGTTGCTCAATGGTTTGAATGGGATGAAAACGCAGCAACAATTGCAAATACAAAAGAAGATTTATTCACCTATATTCGTACTTGTGGAGTGTTAGAAAAAGTACATGAGCTCGGATTTAATACTATTCAATTTTTACCCATTGCACAAAGTATTGATGGTGATAATTGGAAATTTCGTTATTTATCCCCCTATCCTTTTGCAGTGCAAAGAAATTGGGGAACTCCCGATTCATTTCTTGCATTAATTGATGAGTGTCATCGATTAGGTATTGCAATTATTACAGATATTATTTTAAGTCACAGCCCGCACAAACAGTACACGCTATTTGGTATGCGTGGTGAAGATGTTGGTATTCATCGTTGGCAAAGTAAACATAAGGAAGATACCTATCTTGAAGAATTTACCCCCTGGGGTACAAAACGTTTTCGATATGGCGATGAACACGTAAGAAGATACCTTGTAGAAAGTGCATTACACGTGCTCACTCGTTATGGTGTTGATGGATTTCGAATTGATAACGTAGATGGCATTTTGCGATATGGGGATGCAGGTCAAGGCGATGAGCGTCCTCATGGAAGATTATTTCTTCGAGAGCTTATCGCAGAAATCTATAAGCACAATCCTTTAGCACTCATTCATTTAGAATCTCATTATTTTTATGGAGATAACGCAAAAATGCTTGTTGCCCCTTTAGACAGTGATAATCGCGCACTCGGCGCAACCGCATATAATAGTTCTCGGCTCACCTATTATTTTCACAAAGAAATTATGCCAAAGACTGCAGAAGAAATTTCTGTTTGGCGTTTTGAGCAGATTCGTGAAGAAAAAGAATGGGGAAAATCTAATTCAACAATTGCTGATTTTCACAATCACGATGCGGCGGCAGGACTCATGGCCGAGCGCGCTACAGGTTCATATGCATATGATGCATTAATTCTTAAAAGACATAATTTATGGTTTCATGCTATTGGTAAAATAAAAATAATGGAAAGTATTATTGCATTTGGTTGCGAAGGAAGAATATTAGATTTACTCCAAACATTTCTTTTGCAAGAAGGTACATTTGAACATGACAGTAGTATTCATTGGGGTATGCTTAAGAATGATGAGCGTAGTCAAAAGATTGTACAATTTAAAAAAGAAATTAACAATGTACTCAATCACCCAGCATTTTGGTCAGAAAACACGTTGTATCGTAAATATTTAAATGTCGATGAGCAAAACAAGGTGCTCGTTATAAAACGAGAAGATAAAACAACTAATTCAAATGAAGAATTTTATATACTTATTAATTTGTCGTCTAAAGAAACATTTGATTATGCATTTGGCATTGAAGAAGTAGGTGAGTATGAACTCGTTTTTAATAGCGATGAAAAAGCATTTATGGGCACCGGCAAAGCACAACTACCAAAAGAACTCAAAGCAACAAAAACGCAACGATTTGCCTTATTTAAAGAAGAAATTCTTATTCCCAGTATAGCACCTTATCATGTACTGGTGTTTAAGCATAAAAAATGA
- the asnS gene encoding asparagine--tRNA ligase: MNYLSIQEAMTQGRGEVSIRGWVHRERGSKKLKFIMLRDSSAIIQCVIERDFVGDEQFDIADKLQIETSMSITGTIKKDDRAPSGYEIAVQCFEVIGESDQFPIGKDQTPEFLADNRHLALRTRKMTAILKIRSTYVQAREEFFRKEGFFRFDAPILQGMQSEGGSTVFEVKFYDKKTYLAQTWQLYGEAAIFSLEKIYNTSPTFRAEKSKTSRHLSEFWMVEMEAAWMDLYQVSEFAKKELKYCILQTAKLCREEFELLGQDHKALIAIAQNDWPTIKYREAVALIKEKDGIVVPFGKDLRTEEERAIMQHFDTPVVVTHYPVEAMAFYKPRDPKFPDEALCFDMLAPKTGVEIIGGSQRSLDIEYMKERLQADGEEDLTPYEFYFDTRKYGSVPHSGYGVGLERVIQWICGLESIKDAIPFPRTMLRFKP, translated from the coding sequence ATGAACTATTTATCCATACAAGAAGCAATGACTCAAGGTCGAGGCGAAGTATCTATTCGTGGTTGGGTACATCGAGAGCGAGGGAGCAAGAAACTCAAGTTTATTATGCTACGAGATAGCTCAGCAATTATACAATGTGTTATAGAACGAGATTTTGTCGGTGATGAACAATTCGATATTGCAGACAAATTACAAATTGAAACAAGCATGAGTATAACGGGCACTATTAAGAAAGATGATAGGGCGCCTAGCGGGTACGAAATCGCTGTACAATGTTTTGAAGTAATCGGAGAAAGTGATCAATTTCCCATAGGTAAAGATCAAACACCTGAATTTTTAGCAGATAATAGACATTTAGCTCTTAGAACTAGAAAAATGACTGCAATACTTAAAATTCGAAGTACTTATGTTCAAGCAAGAGAAGAGTTCTTTAGAAAAGAAGGATTTTTTAGATTTGATGCGCCCATTTTACAGGGAATGCAAAGCGAAGGGGGAAGTACGGTTTTTGAAGTGAAATTTTATGATAAAAAAACCTATCTTGCTCAAACATGGCAATTATATGGTGAAGCTGCAATTTTTTCATTGGAAAAAATTTACAATACCTCGCCCACGTTTAGAGCCGAAAAAAGTAAAACTTCAAGACATTTAAGCGAGTTTTGGATGGTTGAAATGGAAGCTGCTTGGATGGATTTATATCAAGTATCCGAATTTGCAAAAAAAGAATTAAAATATTGTATACTTCAAACAGCAAAACTTTGCAGAGAAGAATTTGAATTATTAGGTCAAGATCATAAAGCATTAATAGCTATTGCTCAAAATGATTGGCCAACCATTAAGTACAGAGAAGCAGTTGCTTTAATTAAAGAAAAAGATGGGATTGTTGTGCCTTTTGGAAAAGATTTACGAACAGAAGAAGAAAGAGCAATAATGCAGCATTTTGATACGCCTGTTGTTGTAACTCATTATCCTGTTGAAGCAATGGCATTTTATAAGCCAAGAGATCCCAAATTTCCTGATGAAGCTTTATGTTTTGATATGTTGGCACCAAAGACGGGTGTTGAAATAATTGGTGGGAGTCAGCGAAGTTTGGATATTGAGTATATGAAAGAAAGACTGCAAGCGGATGGAGAAGAAGATTTAACTCCCTATGAATTTTATTTTGACACAAGAAAATATGGGAGCGTTCCTCATTCAGGTTATGGTGTTGGATTAGAACGAGTAATTCAATGGATTTGTGGTTTAGAAAGCATAAAAGACGCGATTCCTTTTCCAAGAACCATGTTACGATTTAAACCATAA
- a CDS encoding YceI family protein, with protein MKYLLIVLIIALLVFAGCGKVTPNSQHDGPGSGLVENFTGTMPILPSASSLEFEGYAIVKSHIGTFDTWEGEITFTRGVITGARGTIQAASVNTGIEGLNNHLKSADFFNIEAYPEITIVSTDITAGMMTALLSFRGITKSITFPVTITENSLSSDFVFDMSDFALTYVGVDSDVRLAFTMVV; from the coding sequence ATGAAATATCTATTAATTGTATTAATAATTGCGCTACTTGTATTCGCAGGTTGTGGAAAAGTCACACCTAATTCTCAACACGATGGCCCTGGGAGTGGTTTAGTTGAAAATTTTACCGGAACAATGCCCATACTTCCTAGTGCAAGTTCTCTTGAATTTGAAGGGTATGCCATAGTTAAATCACATATTGGAACTTTTGATACCTGGGAAGGCGAAATTACATTTACTCGCGGAGTTATTACAGGAGCACGAGGAACTATTCAAGCTGCAAGTGTGAATACGGGGATTGAAGGTCTTAATAATCATCTTAAAAGTGCTGATTTTTTTAACATCGAAGCATATCCCGAAATTACTATCGTTTCAACAGATATTACAGCTGGTATGATGACTGCACTTCTAAGCTTTAGAGGAATCACTAAATCCATTACGTTTCCGGTAACAATCACAGAAAATAGCCTTAGCTCAGACTTTGTTTTTGATATGTCTGATTTTGCATTGACTTATGTGGGTGTTGATTCAGATGTACGCTTAGCATTTACGATGGTTGTGTAA
- a CDS encoding MFS transporter: MNLKTEIRHQMHAAAIKRLGSGGVFIALAYAAFETIWALLVYSIFPSKAAVGIVIGGFYLLLLLSLAFLFPLFNKFSARKLLLTALAVNSVVMIFYAVVYYLLQINAATIMQAQTLFFTLAAINAIFMAVRIQSMGILLRMNSLKKEIDSNENFMYMFANVGWILGPLMVGIVSKIFRVDFLILIIVMIAASACLLIATYITAFSQKVLRQEKQKRMQKVNVFKNLRLFFSNKKRIVSYILSSGLEVWWTIPYIFIPIEMITTYGMNVQHVGIFMFLLCIPLILIEFFMRKKITVPLREIMMFGFGFVGTMGFIAVVTNNVYVILGSFIIASFGMGLLEPATESYFFKITNEEESERFYGSFMTSKHVGGTISKFLLAGVLLFAPLKIGIILISIIMIVFAIIAVEHKKKKHKKSSTKRKK, encoded by the coding sequence ATGAATCTAAAAACAGAAATAAGACATCAAATGCACGCCGCCGCAATTAAACGTCTCGGCTCAGGCGGCGTTTTTATAGCTTTAGCATATGCTGCTTTTGAAACTATTTGGGCATTACTTGTATACAGTATTTTTCCAAGTAAAGCGGCTGTAGGTATTGTCATAGGCGGATTTTATTTACTTTTACTTTTATCTCTTGCATTTTTATTTCCCCTGTTTAACAAATTCTCTGCTCGAAAATTGCTTCTTACAGCATTAGCTGTTAATTCTGTTGTGATGATTTTTTATGCAGTTGTTTATTATTTACTACAAATTAACGCTGCAACAATCATGCAAGCACAAACATTATTTTTTACACTCGCAGCAATTAATGCAATCTTTATGGCCGTTCGTATCCAATCCATGGGTATTTTGCTTCGAATGAACAGTCTCAAAAAAGAAATCGATTCAAATGAGAATTTTATGTACATGTTTGCTAATGTTGGTTGGATTCTTGGACCGTTAATGGTCGGGATTGTCTCAAAAATATTCCGTGTTGATTTCTTAATTCTTATTATCGTTATGATTGCTGCAAGCGCATGTCTACTTATTGCAACCTATATTACGGCATTTTCTCAAAAAGTACTCAGACAAGAAAAACAAAAAAGAATGCAAAAAGTGAACGTATTTAAAAATTTAAGACTTTTTTTTAGTAATAAAAAAAGAATTGTGAGTTATATTCTAAGCAGTGGACTTGAAGTTTGGTGGACCATTCCTTACATTTTCATACCCATTGAGATGATAACAACATATGGTATGAACGTACAACATGTCGGCATTTTCATGTTCCTTTTATGTATCCCGCTTATCTTAATTGAATTTTTTATGAGGAAAAAAATCACTGTTCCCTTACGAGAAATTATGATGTTTGGTTTTGGTTTTGTCGGAACAATGGGTTTTATAGCAGTAGTAACTAATAACGTTTATGTTATTCTTGGATCGTTCATTATTGCTAGTTTTGGTATGGGTCTTTTAGAGCCAGCGACTGAAAGTTATTTCTTTAAAATCACAAACGAAGAAGAAAGTGAAAGATTTTACGGTTCCTTTATGACCTCGAAACATGTCGGTGGAACAATAAGTAAATTTCTTCTTGCAGGTGTACTTCTTTTTGCCCCGCTCAAAATAGGCATCATATTAATTTCTATAATTATGATTGTTTTTGCAATCATCGCCGTTGAACATAAAAAGAAGAAACATAAAAAAAGTTCTACAAAAAGAAAAAAATAA